The genomic window acctttatcgctatatctcgaaaaggcgtccacctataaaactaaggcccactcccttttaaaatactcataaacacctttcatttgatacccatatcgtacaaacaaattcacccctggtccacctttatatcgatatttccaaaaggcgtccacctatagaactaaggcccacgccattttaaaatactcattaacaccattcatttgattcccatatcgtacaaacaaattctagagtcacccctggtccacctttatggcgatatctcgaaaaggcctccacctatggcccacgccgttttaagatattcattaacaccattcatttgattcccatatcgtacaaacaaattctagagtcacccctggtccacctttatggcaatatctcgaaaaggcgtccacccatagaactaaggcccagtctcTTTTAAACCACtcagtaacacctctcgtttgacaccgatattgtacaaacgcattctagagtcacccctggtccacctttatggcgatatctcgaaaaggcgtccacctatggcccacgccgttttaaaatattcattaacacctttcaattgatacccatatcgtacaaacaacacattccagggttaccctaggttcattttcctacatggtgattttcccttattttgtctccatagctctcaactgagtatgtaatgttcggttacacccgaacttagccttctttacttgttattatatttatttctttgtacATCCActactatctcaaaaaattttgtatatagaGAATGTGCTTTATTCCATACTTAGGTGttgccattttaaaaaaaatctcactaagttgccacctatttgaaattaaaaaaaaacctgatATGCCATTatagatatcaaaagaaaggttctGTAGatgctattttttaaatttttatttaaatagggCTGCCACATAAATAATATTATAGataatacttattttttgtttcttataTCGCCTATTGTTTTGAAAACTACAGATTTTCTGAAATGTCGTCTGGAAGCATGTGGTAATCCTTAACTTTcatacctaggtgttgccacacGGGAAAATTTTGCAAGGTCACCACCTAACTATGATtcttaaataaaatttgatactgCCACTAAGGGAATCTGCCGAAAAGCACGTGATatttcgaaaaattatagatGTACAGTCATGTTAACTCAAAAAATGGGGAAAACCAGCAAATCATACGCAACTTGTTACTTGCTACAAGTTACACGTAACCTCGTGTTTGAACTTATTTGAGCTCAATAAGGTATCGAAGGAAAGATTACGTGAGTAGATATAAATCATAGCAAAACAAGATAGTCTagtattccagaaaaatgaaatgggAATGGAAAGGAAATTTAAAGGGAATATAGTTGGTAATAAAAGACTAAAGATAAAAGAAAAGATACAAAAAGATAAAGACAAGAATATGAGGAATAAGACGAAATAGATATAGCAATGATGATAGTGCCTTAGACCATGATAACAATGGTAACTATGAAGAGAATGATGGAGAGGTACTGATGGAGAGGTACTGATAGAGAGGATATGGCTAAAGATCCTGCGTTCTTATCTTGAGGGTTACAGTTTAGGTTATGGTCAATATTGTGGTTTGGTGACGGTTTTAGTTATTATAATGATTGTGTTCATGGTTACAGTTACTTTAAAAATTACGGTTATGGTTAGATTTACTGTTATGGTCACGGCTATGGTGTCCAATATGAAACCATTTACACATGGAGCTTTCCGCGAACTTGGTACTTACGTTTTTTTAGAACGCTTATATAAGCTTCacttataggtatgtatgtatgtaaatctctttcaaaaataatagaaaagaaCGTTACGTTTTCTTTTCATatggtacatatatatttgcttGTAATTTGTTCATTTTTAATAAAAGCGACGAGCTTTATTATTTTTACGAAGTTTCGCTTGAACGAATTATACAGAATTCCAATGAGCTACGTGATCGCCAGTACGGTTTCAACTATGGTTATGATTACAGTACCATATGCGCTAAAGGTTACGCTGATTATTATAGTTACCTTTACGATTTCATTTGTGGTTGTAGTTAAGGTAGCTACTGTTGCTGTCATTATTGGTATGGTTACGGTCACGGTTACGCGTTCATTATAAATATACCGTATAATAACAATATCGATAATATAGCGGGTGATAACACCGATGCTTATGGCAAGGCAAGGAGAGACGGAAAAGGTGGGGAGGAGGAGGTGGTGGTAAAGGAAAGATTAGAAGTCAAAAGCGACGCCAAACGGAAACCGTGCggagtgttataaatttgttatagcAGTGTATGCGGGTTTGTTATGGATGATTCATCGGTTTTTTATATGTCTTTTATTGACGTGGTATAAACGAGATATCaattattattgaaaaataatcaattgtttatcgaaattttatcggTATTATCAACAATTTGTCGATTTACTATCAGaagtttatcgatttattattaaaTGTTCATCAGCAAAtaatcggtttgctatcgaaaagttatcgatttgttttttgAGTGTTAGCAATTTGTTGCCGGCGTATTgtcgaaaaattattgattttttatagaaagattatcatatagttattaaaaatctatcgatttttaatcgaaaagCTAAAAATAATTGTAATCTCATTACAAATAAATTAATCTAGAATTTTGAAAAAGGAATCAAACTCTTTTCTCCAGCAATAAATGCGATTTGATACATAATCTCTTCCGACCGCCTAAAATTATGCAACTAAAAAGCCATCTTCATGTTATTCCTCAAAAACCATTGCATTATAATTCGCTAAACAACATTCCTCCTCACCCCTCATCAACATAGTGAGTACATCTAGCAAATGTCCTGATTATGTAAGTAGAAAATTGGCTCAAATTATGCGCCATATTATGAAATTATGAAGTGCATTGTTTACAGCGAAATGTAATTACGGCAATTGTATGTAGTATTAATGCTACTTTGGGAAGCGCATTCCGCACACCACACACACCCCTTCATCATCCGATGAGACTGGCTcctgagtgtgtgtgtgtgtgtgtttaacTACATCAGAGCAATCATTCAAGCAAAAGAAAAGCAATGCAAATAATGTAACTAGATGTTGAGTACTATTTGCAGCGCAGAATCaaaccaacaacaacatgaaaCAAGTTGAAGTGAACATTACAATGCGCTAATAACGTTTATTAAATGCGTACAAGATTTTAATCATCTCTGCTACCGCCCAACTCCCACGTACACGTCTTTCAACAGCGATGTAATTTACTATGTTCAAATTAGGGGTGTTACAAAAGCGCGTTTGCCGAAAACGAAGTTGGAATGTTGGAAATTTTtccttgttatcgaaaagctatcgatatgttgccaaaaagttatcgacaagttatcgattcgatatcacaaagttatcgatatgttatagaaaaattatcgattattatctaaaatttatcgattatttatcgaaatatatCGAAAATTATCATTTTATCGACTTATTATCTAAAAGTAATcatgtcgaaaagttatcgattttttattactTATTTGTTAGGTAAAAACCCTATAAGAAACAATAACAAGCCGATGACTTAGCGATGACATGCCGATAATACATCGATACATTGGGTAGACACTTTGTTGGGGGTGTCAGAGATTAGTTCAACTTCATAGCGGCCGACTATAAGGTTGACTAGTTTGGAGGTCTCCATCTACGTCATCatgcctcataggagggcggcagaATATCGGTCACCAAGAGATTCCAACTCCCCTATTCCCGGATGTTATACGGACGATTCCTGTTGGAGAGTTTGCAGTCAGGGAGTACTTTCATATTTGAACTGAAACTTCCCGATATCGACCCACCTCGGGTAGTAATGCTGGTCTTAATACAGCAATGGGTGCTTTTATGCCGGACGGTCAATTTCTCCATATTTCTCGTAAACCCTTTAGCCCGAATTACCCACCCAGTTTAACTCAAAATCTTTTACCGACAGTAGCAATTAGGAAAGAGATAAAGAGTGAAAAGCATTGTAAGCCGGTAAATGATAATTCATAGCTGGAAGGCGACTGAAGCATGAAGTCGGTGAGCTCGGTGAGAGAAAAGTTTGTGAGCCTGGAGAATTAAAGAGAGTTGAGAAGAGACTTGATAAACAGTCGAATATAACCCTCCCACAATACCTGGTAGTTTTAAGAAGCATACATCGACCAAGACTTCAAAATATGTCTGAGCTAAAGATCGGAAACATGACAGGGCATATGAATGCAATAAGAAAGTTCATAGAAAACTTCATATTGCACCTACGTGATGCTCCTACGCTAAGAATCTTACGGAATTTTGGTGTGTACATTTTGGACAAAATTATTTGGGAAACCTGAaatccatatactgaccctgactcagaggtcttgttcacggatggatcaaaattaaatgacggAACGAGAGCTGGCATCCATGGACCGAGCTACAAGAAATCGACACCAATGGATGCCACCCCTCTATTTTTCATGCAGAAATCCATCTGCATCCAGCATTCTTTGGTCAAGAGCTCTTCTAGAGTCACAAAGGAGCATATCAAAGGAAACCATAAGTAGCTGGGAAACAAAGCAGAGCAAAGACATGCGAAGTAGTGTATATAACCACCAACGAGAGtatcattaatctaagcagaaaGCACCTTCGAACTCTCACCCGGTACTATAAAAGACACTATACGAAACGATATCATCTAATTAAGTTAAGTCTATTCGGTACACAAATCTGTcccttttgtgagctggaggatgaataGCCGGACCACGTTCTCTGAGAATGCGCTCTGTCAAGGCAGAGAGACTGACATCTATATGGCGTGACTCTGAAACCTCTCGGAGTAAAAAGCCTGAGCCTGAAAAAGTAATTGagtacattaaaagcctccacatgcAATAAAAGGCTTAAAGGTCAAGCACCATAAATCCAAGCAAAGGTCgttgtataataataataaagaaacaTATATTTATACGGGATCGCAGATCATAAGGGAAAGTTGGCAAAAAAGCTTGTGGCACTTGATGCAAGGTTTAAGTCTATGAAGATTTAATTGCCTAACCAATTAACCttactttacctttacctttgctTAAGCTTTTTTATTGATCGACTTCGTTTATTTATCCGATTCCAAAAAGTTGGATGGAGAATCGGAATCGAAAGGGGTCGGAGCTCTATAACTACATCTGATCCTCTCGTATACTGCCTGTACTTCTGACTTTTGTTCCGATTGAGAtacaaaaactttgaaaaaaccGATCCCATTTTTGACTCCAGGAAACTGACTTTCGTAACACCCCTAATACATATTTATACCTACTCATAGAAATTGTATTTATCTGCTGTCAATGACAAATTATGCAAATCCTTGTGAAGCGCATTATAAATAATGCCACCAACAATAAGTAGAAATGAAAATTAATCGTAGCAAATTAAAATGATGACAATGCCCCATATAGCAGACACACACACTAAAATATAtccatgtatgtacgtatatttgaATATGTTCACCCAAATCACCGTTTCAACCATAAATGGTCTCATCGTcgtaaataaaaaacatttaataGAACGAAAATTTTGCCTTCCTTTAAACCCAATATCAGTCAGGGGTTATAAGTATTTGTGGTTCGGGTGGAAAATTAATATTATGCTCGCCATTAAGACGCCCAATATCACGCAGTTGTTGCTCTGCACGTCGTTCTTCTTCTCGCCCATCTAAGCCCAAGCCAATGCGTTCAATGAATTTTGCGGCACGATAACCATGTGTCTGGAATTAAAGAacgtaacaataatttttatcatttgaattaccaataaattttttttaattaggcgGAAAATGTCGTAACCTCATAGAAAAGCCCTCTTCGCTTTTGACTTATTCCCGGATCGAAATCCCATTCGGTACGCTTATGTGTTATTGGTTCGCCAGCAACATTGTTCTGTAATGTCTCTGTAATTAGGCGGACAATGAACGCGTCACTGTTGGGAAGGCATTGTACGAAGATTGCAAATGCTAACTGCAAATAAAAAAGAAGTACAAAATGGGAATGCACCATTTTTAGTGTATGATAATAtgtataggaataggaataggaataggagtcGGAATAGAAATTGGGttagaaataggaataggaatacgaATACGAATAtgtataggaataggaataggaataataatatgaataggaataagaataggaataggagtaggaacaggaataggaatacTAAAAGGAATATGTATAGGAACATGAATAGGAATGCGAATAGGAATAGGCAAttataatgttaactattataacaaaaatattatacTTTGTACCTAAtacattgatttttaaataatttttaatttagttgtattttgaaaatgaaatttATGAATACCTTCAAAaatgaaaattctaattagtattaaaatattgaaactcaaaaataaattgaaataaatttttaaaataaaataaatatttggtttattaccaaatataaTGGCGATCCTGCCAACGATCCTGCAATCGAATCAATAAAACCTCAATAAGTTCAAGAACgatataattttcttttgacaaaagtGGTGTGGTACTTCAGCGCAACCAATTTTTCTCATCTAGCTGAAAGTAGCTACCAACAGAAACTCATGCGAAGTTTTAATATATCTTCAACCATCACCTTgtcaatattaaatgcaaaactaaaaatataaaagataCGTGTGGTTCGAGTTATAGTGAATTGTTGAACGTaagttaaaaatatatgaagaaaaatgaagaCAACCCAGTGTAACTCATGAACAATTGCTTTGTAACCAAACAACCAGTTATTTACATATATGATCATTAAAACATGTgctaaacttaatttttttataacgtgACGTAGACAACAGCAAAATGAAATCGCTCCAGCAAGCAAAAAAATCATATCACAAAATTATTCCTTAAATTTACCTAAAATTCCGACATAAAAATATTTCCACATAAACACacaaactaaaataaaagtttatcatCTAAACAAAATTATTCTTAAgagataaaaatacaaaaattaataaaaatcaacaaaaaaagaaattttttaaaatttaacaaacaaaACGTCATAGTGCCGATTTCAAAGACAACACTGAAATgtcatccacaaaaaaaaaaacaaattataatttCCTCCTCTCCAGATATTTACATCATTTACTGCTgtatttttaaaacaattttcacATTCGATATCACTTATTGAGCAACAAAATCATAAATTCCATTGcataacaaagccattgcattaacaacaacaacgatgtatttaattTCTATCACGtcaaaaaaacgcaattgattcgcttaaaatctttacaatcatcaatcaactatttattaatttaatatttttttattaaatttaattttttttaagcataatttttattttaatattagataaaaaatttttcatttataatttaaattaaaattttaaaccttttaaattttaaaaatatttttatattttaacagttgtatataaattatttaaatttacttattttttatataaaaaaatttgatttaaactgTTAACTATCTAATTCTTAAATACTTCCTAattttcaaataattcatttaaatttattttcatatgttttcatacgttcaccaatacgaactcgtaattttataaattcggaaaatcaaaataacaactatacaaataacacaatgacgcacaatacaacacaaaacaacatctctaatataacacaagatacttcaacacaagataacttaaGAAATGTTttttctactaaatctattaaattaccacaattttgacaAGAATCTCCTGATGCCTGATTTtaacttgttgaaggacaatttgaaattaacaatatcaatgatgataatttaaaatttcagaaTGTTTTAGTTACTCTTCGACGAAttattatatctaaaattttagacgttattaaccctcctcctcttttcaataaatatgatacaatcaaaaaaatattatgtgaaagattttctcttagcgaagaaaaacgattagaacaattattttcaaaaaatgaacttggtgatcgttcaccatctgaattattcagatttacgAAATCACTTATATGTTATGACTCCattgttagccaagaattactctttaaattttggattcgtaaattaccacaagaaatacaaattcatttgaattccaataataatcaaaacagagatgaaattattattttagttgacaaactttttgatttaatcaataaacctcattcttccaaatctcctgtagtctcaagtataaataataatattttagaacaatgtgttaaaaatttaactcaattaactcaaaatttaaataaaatttctaatgatactaatcaattacaaatccattCAAGATCCAAAGAAAGAAacagatctaaatctcgaaatttttcaagatccagaaatttttcaaacagtCATAATTTTTCACAAACAAATTATTGTTGGTATCATAAAATATTAAGAATAAcactcttaaatgtatacccccatgcaattttaatcaaaatcataattcaaattccgaacgaAATTTAAACCGAAACAATCCATTATggcggtgacggataatggaactattattaaacctactcgtcgcctattcatatttgataaattcaataaacttaattttcttattgatACCGGCGCAgtcgtatcagttattcctttttctaaattttaaatttataaaagaaattcggatcttgctttgactgcagcaaacggttcttcaattggatctttcggtacaaaactacttaaaattgatttaggtttaagaagagattttgaatatccattcattattgcgaacattgatacacccattttaggagcaaacttctTAGAAAAATTCGGTATTATTGCcaacataaaaaataaagaaataatggattctactacaaaaattaaagttgctggatcttctggattttctgatattttctcactcaaaattcctattgtcgaaaactagttttcaaaattacttaatgaatttccatctattacctctGAACCAGATtctactaaaaaag from Eurosta solidaginis isolate ZX-2024a chromosome 3, ASM4086904v1, whole genome shotgun sequence includes these protein-coding regions:
- the LOC137246988 gene encoding uncharacterized protein gives rise to the protein MLSKRWICLLLAFAIFVQCLPNSDAFIVRLITETLQNNVAGEPITHKRTEWDFDPGISQKRRGLFYETHGYRAAKFIERIGLGLDGREEERRAEQQLRDIGRLNGEHNINFPPEPQILITPD